A stretch of Komagataella phaffii GS115 chromosome 2, complete sequence DNA encodes these proteins:
- a CDS encoding Subunit VIII of cytochrome c oxidase, with protein sequence MFRLAARQTPKRMFSTSRVAASGAHGDVGPYSNLPFKVKNRRVPYAVPHFLFFAIGMGIPFFACYVQLKRSGSI encoded by the coding sequence ATGTTCAGATTAGCCGCTAGACAAACCCCAAAGAGAATGTTCTCCACTTCCAGAGTGGCCGCTTCCGGTGCTCACGGCGATGTTGGTCCATACTCCAACCTTCCCTTCAAGGTCAAGAACAGAAGAGTTCCATATGCCGTTCCAcactttttgttttttgcCATTGGAATGGGTATTCCATTCTTCGCCTGCTATGTGCAGTTGAAGAGATCTGGATCGATCTAA